A section of the Elizabethkingia anophelis R26 genome encodes:
- a CDS encoding RagB/SusD family nutrient uptake outer membrane protein — MRKITIKILFNVMLIIGLSSCNDNSLEPTLTQSKDLEQNTKTLEDLRTVLNGGYDRMQHPSYYGRDMIIYGEARSDNAFSNANSNRFVTVSQMKMIITDAYPNNTWNKIYEVIGNANIVINKQGATGDAAQLSHLKGQAYAMRALCHFDLLRLFGQHFITAQGGMNALGVPYVTTFREAGGLFPARGTVQQNYDNIMKDLDQAITLMNSSLDNQTKHYFTSYSANALKARVAAYFKRYDVVEKEAGIVVNSGRYTIATAAGYANTFSQNSTGNVIFSIAMNANDNLGNNSLANIYRGAAYGDIVALKDLYDIYDNGDIRKTAAFIRNNGTSTEEYRNIGKYPSTASPIDDIPVIRIEEIVLLYAEALLANGKVSQALAELNKIPANRNAVTYTNATMQNILLERRKELAFEGFRFDDIARTGMDMPLVDNLRQRYGNVKFGEYKYAFPIPDAEISANSNVKQNFGYK, encoded by the coding sequence ATGAGAAAAATAACAATAAAAATTTTATTCAATGTAATGTTGATAATAGGATTGTCGTCCTGTAATGACAACTCTTTGGAGCCTACATTAACACAGTCTAAAGACTTGGAACAGAATACAAAGACATTAGAAGATCTCAGAACTGTTTTGAATGGTGGTTATGACAGAATGCAACATCCATCTTATTATGGCAGAGATATGATTATTTATGGAGAAGCAAGGAGTGATAATGCTTTTTCTAATGCTAACTCTAATAGATTTGTGACCGTGTCCCAAATGAAAATGATTATAACGGACGCCTACCCCAATAATACATGGAATAAAATATATGAAGTAATAGGAAATGCCAATATTGTGATTAATAAACAAGGGGCAACAGGAGATGCTGCACAGTTATCACATTTAAAAGGTCAGGCTTATGCAATGAGAGCTTTATGTCATTTTGATCTGTTAAGGCTTTTCGGGCAACATTTTATTACAGCGCAAGGAGGAATGAATGCATTAGGTGTTCCATATGTAACAACGTTTAGAGAAGCAGGGGGCTTATTTCCTGCTAGAGGAACTGTGCAGCAGAATTATGATAATATAATGAAAGACTTAGATCAGGCAATAACTTTGATGAACTCTTCCTTGGATAATCAGACAAAACATTATTTTACTTCATATTCAGCAAATGCACTGAAAGCAAGAGTTGCAGCATACTTCAAAAGATATGATGTTGTGGAAAAGGAAGCTGGAATAGTGGTTAATTCAGGGAGATATACTATCGCTACGGCGGCCGGTTATGCTAATACTTTTAGCCAGAATTCGACAGGTAATGTTATTTTTTCTATTGCAATGAATGCCAACGATAATCTTGGTAATAATTCTTTAGCAAATATATATAGAGGCGCTGCCTATGGGGATATTGTTGCACTGAAAGATTTATATGATATCTATGATAATGGAGATATAAGAAAGACTGCAGCATTTATTCGTAATAATGGAACTTCGACAGAGGAATATAGAAATATAGGAAAATATCCTTCTACTGCATCACCTATTGATGATATTCCGGTAATCAGAATAGAGGAGATCGTTTTATTATATGCCGAAGCTTTATTGGCTAATGGGAAGGTGTCTCAGGCATTAGCAGAACTAAATAAAATACCTGCTAATAGAAATGCAGTAACTTATACGAATGCAACTATGCAGAATATTCTTTTAGAAAGGAGAAAAGAACTGGCTTTTGAGGGATTTAGATTTGATGATATCGCAAGAACAGGAATGGATATGCCTTTAGTTGATAACTTAAGACAAAGGTATGGTAATGTTAAATTTGGAGAGTATAAATATGCTTTTCCAATACCTGATGCAGAAATTTCTGCCAATAGTAATGTTAAACAAAACTTTGGATACAAATAA
- a CDS encoding TonB-dependent receptor domain-containing protein: MMWLMTEMGGAYVTNFGNPNLTWEKNKTFDTGIDFSIWNSRISGSVDYYNRKTFDLLQDVPLSRTTGFTKQAQNVGSMRNSGIEASLNVQIINSKNFNWSVFGSVATVKNTILKLAPSVNGLPIDVYAGSAYRKTEEGMPFQGWFMRTWAGVNKDTGAPEWYLNGVDGEKTSDYNKAQRVFQGTAIPKYTGGFGTNLSYKNISLNASFYYSGGHKIYEQFAQFYYRTNSFTLASYNGSEELMNRWQRPGDVTDIPKLALNGQDNFDAVSSRHLYKGDFIRLKDITLGYSLPQDFVNSIGVTGLRLTVRGTNLWTYTFDRNLKFDPEVDINGYSNLTTPPVKSVMFGVNVQF; the protein is encoded by the coding sequence ATGATGTGGCTTATGACGGAAATGGGGGGGGCTTACGTTACCAACTTTGGTAATCCAAATCTGACATGGGAGAAGAATAAAACTTTTGATACAGGAATTGATTTTTCTATATGGAATTCCAGAATTAGCGGTTCTGTAGATTATTATAATAGAAAAACTTTTGATTTGCTTCAAGATGTTCCTCTATCCAGAACAACTGGATTTACCAAGCAGGCTCAAAATGTCGGATCAATGCGTAACAGTGGAATTGAAGCGTCTTTGAACGTACAGATTATTAATTCAAAAAATTTTAACTGGAGTGTTTTTGGATCTGTAGCGACAGTAAAAAATACTATATTGAAACTGGCTCCTAGTGTCAACGGGTTGCCAATAGATGTTTATGCAGGTAGTGCGTACAGGAAGACAGAGGAAGGGATGCCTTTTCAGGGTTGGTTTATGCGTACATGGGCGGGTGTGAACAAAGATACAGGAGCTCCTGAATGGTATTTGAACGGAGTTGATGGAGAAAAGACTTCTGATTACAATAAAGCCCAAAGAGTGTTTCAGGGAACTGCTATTCCTAAATATACTGGAGGCTTCGGGACTAATCTTAGCTACAAAAACATATCTCTGAATGCTAGTTTCTATTACTCGGGAGGTCATAAAATTTATGAGCAATTTGCTCAGTTTTATTACAGAACCAATAGCTTTACTTTAGCGTCTTATAATGGATCAGAAGAGCTAATGAATAGGTGGCAGAGACCTGGAGATGTAACAGATATCCCCAAACTGGCTTTAAATGGGCAGGATAATTTTGATGCTGTTTCATCTAGGCATTTGTATAAGGGAGATTTTATCCGTCTAAAAGATATTACTTTAGGATATAGCCTCCCTCAGGATTTTGTTAATTCTATAGGGGTAACGGGTTTAAGATTAACTGTAAGGGGAACTAACCTGTGGACCTATACATTCGACAGGAATTTAAAATTTGATCCGGAGGTTGATATAAATGGTTATTCAAACTTAACAACTCCTCCTGTGAAATCTGTAATGTTTGGGGTTAATGTGCAATTTTAA
- a CDS encoding SusC/RagA family TonB-linked outer membrane protein, which translates to MNVKLRMLSVGVLFFIGHSALAQKVKKDTASTKNIDEVVVVGYVKKSVAQLTGSSTTLKASDIDSPSAISVDQALQGKVPGVVVNTSSGSPGAFQDIRIRGVGSFTASNAPLFVIDGVPMVNINNSPLNLDKTTNVTTLSALASLNNDDIESLTVLKDAASTAIYGARGSNGVIVITTKRGKKGKTKFDLSTSIGFQNEAYNKMNMLSGRQRLELLTEAVANSLNLSKDLAFDRIKSNNIGRYNFWDGKEYNWKDLLTRKNAGLYVVNLSATGGDDKSAFYTSVGYNKTEPVSIANPFERITGVFNYTRKLTDKVNFETSINGSWLTQNPILEGGSFFSNPYLTRVLLTPWARPYNADGSFNIDNFSQMTSIANTLYTQKNNINWNKQMRALINNKVDYKILKNLTYTTRLNIDYMFNDYKSYDNRNHGDGLNNNGSADRRNTQNFNWASINQLNFVERFGSHRLDVSAFFEYQQNQRDYLRARGQNFPTDGLTNLDNASANYAVASNYEDWKNASYFGVLNYSFANKYILDATIRREGSSRFSAGKRYGTFWSLGAGWNIHKEDFIPKFFNELKIRASYGLTGNSGVGINAYQATLSYDVAYDGNGGGLRYQLW; encoded by the coding sequence ATGAATGTAAAATTACGCATGCTAAGTGTCGGTGTCTTGTTCTTTATTGGGCATAGTGCATTGGCGCAAAAAGTGAAAAAAGACACTGCCTCAACAAAAAATATAGATGAGGTAGTAGTAGTTGGGTATGTTAAGAAGAGTGTGGCTCAATTAACAGGAAGTTCGACTACACTAAAAGCTTCAGATATTGATTCTCCATCTGCTATTAGTGTAGATCAGGCTTTGCAAGGTAAAGTACCCGGAGTTGTTGTGAACACATCTTCCGGCTCTCCGGGAGCATTTCAAGATATCAGGATCAGAGGCGTTGGGTCTTTTACAGCATCAAATGCACCATTATTTGTAATTGATGGAGTTCCAATGGTGAATATAAATAATTCTCCTTTAAACCTCGACAAAACTACAAATGTAACAACACTTTCAGCATTAGCGAGCCTGAATAACGATGATATAGAATCGTTAACTGTCCTGAAAGACGCCGCTTCTACGGCAATATATGGAGCGAGAGGGTCTAATGGTGTTATTGTTATAACAACTAAAAGAGGAAAGAAAGGAAAGACTAAATTTGATCTGTCTACTAGTATAGGGTTTCAGAATGAAGCATATAATAAAATGAATATGCTATCTGGAAGACAAAGGTTAGAGCTGTTGACAGAAGCTGTAGCTAATTCTCTGAATCTTTCTAAAGATCTTGCTTTTGACAGGATCAAGTCAAATAATATAGGGAGATATAATTTTTGGGATGGAAAGGAATACAATTGGAAGGATTTATTGACACGTAAAAATGCGGGGCTCTATGTAGTTAATCTAAGTGCTACAGGAGGCGATGATAAATCCGCGTTTTATACTTCTGTAGGGTATAATAAAACGGAGCCAGTTTCAATTGCGAATCCGTTTGAAAGGATCACAGGAGTATTTAACTATACGAGGAAGCTAACTGATAAAGTGAATTTTGAAACTTCTATTAATGGTTCCTGGCTGACACAAAATCCCATACTAGAAGGTGGGTCTTTCTTCTCCAATCCTTACTTGACAAGGGTTCTGTTAACACCATGGGCCAGACCTTATAATGCTGACGGATCTTTTAATATAGATAATTTTTCACAAATGACCTCTATAGCCAATACCTTATATACTCAAAAAAATAATATTAATTGGAATAAGCAAATGAGGGCTTTAATCAATAATAAAGTTGATTATAAAATCCTAAAAAATCTGACTTATACAACTCGGTTAAATATTGATTATATGTTTAATGATTATAAGAGTTATGATAATAGAAATCATGGTGATGGACTCAATAATAACGGTTCTGCGGATAGAAGAAATACGCAAAATTTCAACTGGGCATCAATTAATCAATTGAACTTTGTAGAAAGGTTTGGTAGCCATAGGTTGGATGTTTCTGCTTTCTTCGAATACCAGCAAAATCAACGTGATTATCTTAGAGCAAGAGGACAAAATTTTCCAACGGATGGTCTTACAAATCTTGATAATGCAAGTGCGAACTATGCCGTGGCGTCAAATTATGAAGATTGGAAGAATGCATCTTATTTTGGTGTATTAAACTATTCTTTTGCTAATAAATATATATTAGATGCTACAATAAGAAGAGAAGGGTCTTCACGATTTTCTGCGGGAAAACGCTACGGAACCTTTTGGTCTTTGGGAGCGGGTTGGAATATTCACAAGGAAGATTTTATACCGAAGTTTTTTAATGAATTGAAGATAAGAGCGTCTTATGGATTGACAGGAAATAGTGGTGTTGGGATTAATGCGTATCAGGCAACACTTTCTTATGATGTGGCTTATGACGGAAATGGGGGGGGCTTACGTTACCAACTTTGGTAA
- a CDS encoding RagB/SusD family nutrient uptake outer membrane protein, protein MSTVLIAGIFSSCTDSSLEPTLSQSKDYDPNVKTLDGLKTILAGGYDKMQSVSYYGRDLIIYGEVRSDNAFSNANSNRFVTPSQMRMVVTDAYPNDTWNKIYEAVANSNIVIINGPTASGDSDQLSHLRGQAYAMRALAHFDLLRLFGQHFITGQGGMNALGVPYVTAFRESGALYPVRETVQQNYDHIMQDLDQAIALMKPTLDNANKHYFTFYAAHALKARIATYFKKYDVAEKEAAIVVNSGRYSVVSAANFENTFKQKSGANIVFAIAMNANDNLGNNSLANIYRGAAYGDIVILKNLYDAYDNGDIRKTDVFIKPNGTSTAEFRNIGKYPNTSTPDDDVPVIRFEEVVLLYAEALLNNGKAPQALIELNKIPLNRNAAPYASATMQNILLERRKELAFEGFRFDDIARTGMDMPLVDNLRQRYGVVKYGEYKYAFPIPQAEVSANSNIKQNFGYQ, encoded by the coding sequence TTGAGTACGGTATTAATTGCAGGGATTTTTTCTTCATGTACAGATAGTTCTCTTGAACCAACATTATCACAATCTAAGGATTATGATCCTAACGTGAAAACTTTAGATGGCTTAAAAACAATTTTAGCAGGTGGCTATGATAAAATGCAAAGTGTAAGCTATTATGGAAGAGATTTGATTATATATGGTGAAGTAAGATCGGATAATGCATTTTCGAATGCTAACTCTAATAGGTTTGTAACACCTTCTCAAATGAGAATGGTTGTAACAGATGCTTACCCTAACGATACATGGAATAAAATTTATGAAGCTGTTGCTAATTCTAATATTGTAATTATTAATGGTCCAACGGCTTCTGGTGATTCGGATCAATTATCACATTTAAGAGGGCAGGCGTATGCTATGAGAGCTTTAGCTCATTTCGATCTACTTAGGCTCTTCGGGCAGCATTTTATTACTGGTCAAGGCGGGATGAATGCATTAGGTGTACCTTATGTCACAGCTTTCAGAGAGTCTGGTGCGTTATATCCTGTAAGAGAAACGGTACAGCAAAACTATGATCATATTATGCAAGATCTTGATCAAGCAATCGCCTTAATGAAGCCTACATTAGATAATGCAAATAAACATTATTTTACATTCTACGCGGCACATGCTTTAAAAGCAAGAATTGCAACTTACTTTAAAAAATATGATGTGGCAGAAAAAGAAGCTGCTATAGTGGTTAATTCTGGAAGATACTCAGTTGTATCCGCTGCTAATTTTGAAAATACATTTAAGCAAAAATCAGGAGCTAACATAGTTTTTGCAATAGCAATGAATGCTAATGATAACTTGGGAAATAATTCATTAGCAAATATTTACAGAGGTGCTGCATATGGAGATATTGTAATTTTGAAAAATTTGTATGATGCATATGATAATGGAGATATCAGAAAAACGGATGTATTCATCAAGCCAAATGGTACTTCTACTGCTGAATTTAGAAATATAGGTAAGTATCCAAATACTTCTACACCAGATGATGATGTTCCTGTAATTAGATTCGAAGAAGTTGTCTTATTGTATGCTGAAGCATTGTTGAATAATGGAAAAGCTCCTCAGGCTCTTATAGAACTGAATAAAATTCCTTTAAATAGAAATGCTGCTCCTTATGCAAGTGCAACAATGCAAAATATTTTGTTAGAAAGAAGAAAAGAGTTGGCTTTTGAAGGGTTTAGATTTGATGATATTGCCCGGACAGGTATGGATATGCCTCTAGTAGATAATTTAAGACAACGTTATGGTGTTGTTAAATATGGTGAGTACAAATACGCATTCCCTATTCCTCAAGCCGAGGTTTCTGCTAATAGTAATATAAAACAGAATTTTGGATATCAATAA
- a CDS encoding SusD/RagB family nutrient-binding outer membrane lipoprotein, translated as MKSIYSTRYFSVLGLSGKVSVYLADSKVAFNNSLERIMEQKWITMFQSAYESWVDWRRTGFPLFTKIPTFNMTGNTIPRRLSYPQIEINVNTSSLQNGPGIPVPFESLKSKVWWNQ; from the coding sequence ATGAAATCAATATATAGCACAAGATACTTCTCAGTTCTTGGACTGTCAGGTAAAGTTTCGGTCTATTTAGCAGACTCAAAAGTTGCTTTTAACAATTCGTTAGAACGGATTATGGAACAGAAGTGGATTACAATGTTTCAGAGTGCTTATGAGTCATGGGTAGATTGGAGAAGAACAGGTTTTCCTCTTTTTACCAAGATACCAACCTTCAATATGACGGGTAATACGATTCCAAGAAGGCTTTCTTATCCTCAGATAGAGATTAATGTCAATACGAGTTCATTACAAAATGGTCCGGGAATACCTGTTCCATTCGAGTCCCTTAAGTCGAAAGTTTGGTGGAATCAGTAG